CGGCACTGGAGGAGTGCCATCTAGAATAGTAGGGCCCGGCTTCCGAAAAGGATATTGAACGTAAGCGTATACCTGAAGTACCAGATGGACGTTTGTTTTGATCTTTGATATGCTTATCCTTGTTCCTCCAATAAGCAGCTCGCCGCAGGGCGTTTCTATGGTCTCTCTTGCGTTCTTCTTCTGTTTTTTCCTCTGTTTCTTGTGTGTCATTCAAAATCACATCTGAATCCATTACACACATTCCCGAAAATTAGAGATCATACCACTAAGATGCAAGCAATTGCTGTTTTAGTAGGAAAAAATTTGATTACCCTGTAGCTCGTTGTCATTAACGACCCCACATGAGACCGTAGTTGTATCAGGAAATGTCCGCGCATCACGCGAGAATGATGTATAGTTAGAGCTAGCGGGGTTGCCTGGTGAACCAAAGTTGTCCACACATATTAATGCTTAATTATTAAGACGGTTCTGACCATAATGGTTAAATCATTATAAGCTTACCTGATAAATGAAGGGTCTGTGCATGTTCAACTTGAACATTATATTGTTTCTTCCGCCGATAGGAAGCCCTCCTCAGGGCGTTTCTACGGTCTCTCTTGCGTTCTTCTTCCGTTTTTTGCTCTGTTTCTGGGGTGTCATTCAAGATTACATTCAAATCTTTGGTCATTCAGAACATTCCCGAATATTAGAGAATAAAACAGATACATGCAAGCAATTGTTGTATGTGTAGGCACAAATATGATTACCTTGAAGCTCGTTGTCATAGATGAGTCCAGATGAGACCGTATTTGAACCAGGAAATGTTTTACAGCTGGTTGGGTTGTCTGGTGAACCAGAGTTGACCAAACATATTAATGCTTATTGGTTAAGATGGTACCGACTATAACGTTTAAAACATTTTAAACCCCACCTGATAAAAGAAGGGTCCGTGCATTTTCATCTCGGACATTAGGTTGTTTTTTCCGCCGACATGAAGCCCTTCTTACTGTGTTTCTATGGCCTCTCTTGCGTTCATCTTCCGTTTTATGCTCTGTTTCTTGGGTGTCATACATGATTACATTTGCATCTGGTGTCATTCAGGGCAAACCCTAAAATTAGAGAATATAACAGAAACATGCCAGCCATTGTTGAATGAGTAGGCAAAATATGATTACCttgtatttcattttcattaatgAGACCAGATGTGACCGTACTTGTAGCAGGAAATGTTGACGCATCATGCGAGAATGCTGCATAGTTAGAGCTAGTTGGGTTGTCTGTTGAACCAAAGTTGTCCAAACATATGTCAGCTTAATGGTTTTGACGGTACCGACTATCATGGTTAAAACAATAAAACAATTTAAGCTTGCCTGATGAATGAAGGGCATGTGCATTTTCATCTCGGACATTAGGTTGTTTTTTCCGCCAACAGGAAGCCCTTTCCAGGGCGTTTCTTTGGTCTACTTTGGAAAAATATTCTGTCAATCGTATTTTCCTTGGTGTCATTAACGTCAAATAATCATGACATTCATGTCATTATCTCTAAAGCCAAATGAGAAAACACAACTTGACATCTAACGGTCATGTGGATGGTGAGATAATATTACCTTCTTTATCTCCCACACAAAGGACACCCGATGTGACCGTAGCTTCATGAGGGTATGTTACATCATTAGGCGAGACTGATGTATAGTCCTAGCTAGCTGAATTATATGATTCAACAAGATTGGTCAGTACTTATTTAAATTGCGTAATAAGTGACTACCTTCGTGCAAACACAGTGCATACGGGACGTGGATCAATTTACCAACCATGATAATCTCGTGTGGGTTTATTTATCTCCCTATCTTCGAGAACATTTGTGATATCACATAGAGACTGGGGACGGGATGACTTCCCATTGACTTGTTGGTTAGCCGAACCATCTGACTTGTTATTGCGATAAGCCACCCGCCTACGAGCGTTGATAAGATCCCTATGATCTAATAAGCAACATAGTATGAGCATCATATCATCTATAATCAGGGATATAGATTAATACAACGAATCATGTGCATACTATACGTATGCACATCAAACTAAGAGCAGCCATCAAGCTCACTAGATTTTGCAAGTACCGGCTGATTCTCATCTTGTAAGCTGACAATATCCTCATTATTTTTCTTCCGATAAGCTGCACGCCTCCTTGCATTGTACTGCTCCCTTGCTTCCTCAGCGTATTTTTTGCATTCATTATTTAGAGAAACAGTTTCAAGCAGTTCGGAAGCTGTGTCGTCTGCATCATGTTATAAGTACAAATcaaaaaacaaataaaacacactgAAGCACTGCCGAATACGCCGGTTGGGAAGGTGGATATCATGCCTATGGTTACCTTCAGTATCATCTCGCAGCTGCATCTTATTAATAGCATGATCTAGTGTTAGATTAGCCGTAGCCGCAAATGTTTGACCATCAGCATGGTATCCAGGCCTTACCCATTCTGATCCATCTGTAGGGTTTTAGCCAGCATGAATACAAAACCAATGTTTGCCTGGTAGGCAGGCAACCAACAAATACATCTTCAATCAATCATGTACCTGTTTCCGTCGTGTAAATTGGGTCAAGATTTGCAGCTACGGTTTAGATGCTTGGATTATATTCTTTCAGATTTGTCTCGCTCGTAGAGGCTGCAACACATTAAGCATGGTCCATGTCATTGTCAGATATGCACGTCAGGCAATACCTCACAGTAATTTTCACACAGTTATATACCGGGTTCTGTTGCGCAAATAGCTTCATCTTTTTCAGTATCAAAGGTTGCACtatattcttcaacatttttacCACTCGCCTGACCTGCAACACATTATGCAAAAAGATTGTTACTGTCAGAAATGCAAGTATTCCTGATGCAGTGCCTAATACCTGTAGCTACGTCCTCTTCTTGTTGATGTTCACCGGCTTTGCTTTTTGCATTACCCATACGCAAATGGAATGACCGTTACCTCCGACTTGTGTCTGGCTGTGGTGTTCTTGAGGCCTGGAAGAAACATAGTTGATGGCCACAATTGTTGTTCATTGAAAGCAATATAATTCTGGTAATCAATAGCTCCTTTGTAATTAATCATAAACTTTAAGCATAATTGCTTGTGGACCAACTCATCTGTAGGGTGCATTCTCATATGCTGGGGCTTGTTGAGAGGCCCTATAGCTCAAGAGTTCCAGTTCAAGTCCAGCATTCAGGACTTTATCATCTGCATAGAGGTGGTGACATGTTCCTGATTATATTATTTCAATTCCTTGCATGATGCTGATAAATCCTTGTTTAAGCATGCTTGCATTCTCAGTTTTGCAAATATTTGTAGATCTAGAAATAGGCCTCAGCCCTAACATGAGGCCCTCCCAAGTAATATATATTTGTAGATCAATATGCCTCAGCCCTGTCCCATTTTCCAGATGGGTTTTGAAAATGAAACAAAGTAACCGAAGTTATTTTCTCATTAAGATATTACTTTCTCATCTTATTTCTAGTTATTAAAACTGGTGTTGTTTTCTTTAATTTCGAAACATGCAGATTATCGTGTCTTCATCCCTGCGAAGTGACATTCTTTCCCAGTAATCTGTGCATGTGAAAATTATTTCCAAATGCGATTCTACCTGGTAGTTTTCATATTTCCAATGGCCCGTCAAGTGTGCATTTTCACGAGCTTCAGCAAACCCTTTTTCAGTCATCTGGTCCATGTACATACCAAGTGCTTGTTgaaataaaaatgcaattggctgCCAATTTTATCTTGCGTGTATCACTGGATAATTTTGTATAGTTAGTTTTAATTTTGTATACCACGATCTTCAGGACTGCTAAGCCTGAAAGGCAGTGACCAGATCACCTAACCAATAGCATTGCTCCGCGTTCTGCAGTGCTACGAGCTGTGACTGAAAGATTCCGCAGTGTTAGGATTGGAGTGCATTGATTTTGCAACATTTAAAAAGCAGCAGTGATTTATGTGAAAATTTTAACATTGTGGTGATTAATTATCTTTAGTCCACATGTGACCGGTCATGTTTTTCTTTCCTTCTAGCCACCTATGGCCTGTGAAATCCAAATGCAATGAAAATTATGGAAAATGCATGTATTAACAGAAGAATTGTCGAATTATATGGAGGACTAAACTAAATTTGACTTCACAGCTAATGAAGTTCTGTTTCCTTTTGATTGCAAATATAGGTGCTATCATGGCAGCAAGCACAGGGGCTTCAGGATGGCTAAGGGGCAAGGTGAAGGCTATGACATCTGGAGACTGCCTTCTCATCATGGGGAGCACAAAGGCAGAGATTCCACCAGAGAAGTCCATCACTCTGTCATACCTTATGGCCCCATAAGAGTCAGTCTGCACTTTTAGACAAGGGGAATATGGTTTACATTTTTACTTGTTGCATGTGTTCATTTCCTCCATTAATTTAGAGTAAGTCACTGGTTTAGTGTGTTGTCAGGGGCAGAGCTAGATATAGGCCTGATCATCTAGGGATGTAATATATTAGTCATTTTGGATCTAGAGCCTGAGTTGAAGCCTTGATTGCGCAGGGTCTGCTTCCACCCTTGTCTATAGTGAATTATGTTTACATGCTACACTTGTGAGCCAATGGAAGTTAGTATTTGGCACAAGAATTTCTCTCCATCATTGCATTTTCATTCCCACAGTTTGACTGTGTTCTGTTTGTATAATTTGAGACTTATGAATGCATCTATAATAAATTGTTGATATTATTTGTGCAGTACATTTGTTCTTTTCTCCATCTTTTCTTGTCTGTTGAATCCGTATATTTGTGGTGCTCTAGGCTCGTCGTGGTGGAGTGGATGAGCCATTTGCTTGGGAAAGCAGGGAGTATCTGAGGAAACTCTGCGTAGGAAAGGTAcatgatgtgtctttttttatctATTCCAAATCCTCCTATGCATGTATTAATACTGAATGTAATCACAGAAAAACCACTTATATTTTCTCTTGGAAATGAAAAACTAAAATCTATTGCAGGAGGTCACATTTAGAGTGGATTACACTGCTCCTAACATCGGACGAGTATTTGGCACTGTCTACCTTGGCGACAAGAACGTTGCCTACTTGGTGGTTGCTGCAGGATGGGCAAGGGTGATTACCATTTACTTTTTCCTCAATTGTTTTGTTGTGCCAAATGTCCAAAAGGGGGGTGAACCACTCCCAAATGTCCAAAAGGGGGGTGAACCACTCCCACGCGTAATATTTATTTGATCAGGTGAAGGAGCAAGGCCCCAAGGGGGGTGAACCACTCCCAAATGTCTCTGAGCTTCTGAGGTTCTAGGAAGTTGCTAAGCAACTTCCTTTAGGCCGTTGGAGCAAGGTTTGCTTTCTTTTGGGGTACCTGCTGTCCTGCAACCATCTTTTGAATTGCATGACACAAATGTTCAATCGATAAAAGATCTTATTTTCTGTGTTCTTATTTTGTGTTCTTATTTTCTGCCAACTTAGGAACCTGGTGCTGCCGAAGATTCGATAAAAGATCTTCCACCTTCAGCAATTGGCGAACTAAGTGGTTTTGATGCAAAGGGTTTTGCAGTTGCAAATAAAGGCAAGAGTCTCGAAGCCACTCGTGTTTACTTGCTTCCTAGTTTCCATGGCCCTTTATTCTGTTAGAAAGTAAATATTTATTCTGTTAGAAAGTAAATATTGAGAATGATGAAATGCAGGCTCCGTCCATGGGGAGACGTCCTGTGATGCCTGTGATGCCTATAATGTATGTGATGGATGTACATTATTATACGTGGTGCCTGTGATGGATGTAGATTTCATGGGGTGGGTGTATGAAATGCGATGGATGTAAATTTCAGATTCGACCTAAATCTCTATTCATATGATGGCTAGCGGCGGATCTGTGATACCTGGAGTGAGTGTATCTGGCGGCGGATCCTGGACGACTTCGGCGGTGGCTCGTCACGTCCTGGACGTCTCCGGCGACAGGTCCTGAAAGGGATCGGTGCCGGATCCTGGAAGCGATCAATGGAGGGTCCTGCACGGGACCAGCGCCGAATCTAATGGATGTGCGAGTTACGCGCCGGCGGTTTTGATGTGCCAGGGCGGCAGTGCATGGATGGATGGGTGGCGGTGAAGGACCGAAGGGCGGCGGTGGGCGAAGGAGGGCAGTGTCGGGGCGACTGTTCCTCGCAAGAGGGACACGAGACCTCGCTCGAGGACGCACTGTCGGGCGtttttttttcgctggttaattttCATCGGTTTGTGCTCGGTGGTTTATTTTTGATTGTCTCAGTTAATTACGACGGGAGGTTGGGCGTCTGCGGGACTCGATCGCGGGGTTTTCATTGGTTTTTTGCGGCTGAGCGAGAGGTGGGAGCAAGttccaaagaagtaccaaaaaagaccgtattaggtgggacgaaaataaaacccgaaacgcggactaccaactgagacattaggagtagagatattttGGACCTGGCTACCTGGCGCACGAGCGTCCTCCCCGACAGGAAAGCCCTACCGCGCGCCGGCGTCAGGACAGCCCAGAAAAGGAAAAACCTTCTGCGCGCCAGTTTCCACCTGCATTTATTAGGAGATCAAAAACTTTAAAAACTTGTAACTTTTGATTAGAATCTCAAAATTCAAATCCGTTTCCACCGATGGGTTTCTCGCGACGAGTtgttcaaaactagatcccatatgagtaggtttcgacgaacttttttttccGAGCAACTTTGTGTGCTACAGAGGCAACTTTAGTGGTATAGAAAAGCAACTCCTTTTTTCCGGTATGACTACCTATCAACGGAGGATACTTATAAGTTGGTTACCATGACTATCAATTAACTAGTTTCACCTCTAAATGGCCTAACATAAAGACAACTCCAACGTGGATCACCAAAACGCCCCAAATATAGGAATCGGCCTCTCTAGACACTTTTAATCATCCAAGGAGTCCAACTACTATCAGACATGTAAAAAAGGTCTGCTGCCCCATATGAGTTCCTTGTAGTAACACGGAAGGACCAAACGCATAGCTCTCGGCTGTTTCCGAAAACGGCAAGCACAGCCAGCGCATTGACTGAAAAGTGTTGCGTGCGAATACAAAAATCTGGCAAAACTACCATCCCACGTCCACACACAAAAATGTCAGGTCCCATGTGCTCACACTATCCATCCCATCTACATTTATTAGGGGATCAAAAACTTTAAAAACTTAAAACTTTTGAATCGAGTGTTAAATTTCAAATCCGTTTTCATCATTGGGTTTCTTGTGGCGAGTTCTTCAAAACCAGATCTCATATGAGTA
This window of the Triticum aestivum cultivar Chinese Spring chromosome 5D, IWGSC CS RefSeq v2.1, whole genome shotgun sequence genome carries:
- the LOC123121511 gene encoding uncharacterized protein; this translates as MYDTQETEHKTEDERKRGHRNTVRRASCRRKKQPNVRDENARTLLLSDNPTSCKTFPGSNTVSSGLIYDNELQETEQKTEEERKRDRRNALRRASYRRKKQYNVQVEHAQTLHLSGNPASSNYTSFSRDARTFPDTTTVSCGVVNDNELQDVILNDTQETEEKTEEERKRDHRNALRRAAYWRNKDKHIKDQNKRPSGTSDDLNSPSVTELMKEGATCPPST